One Motacilla alba alba isolate MOTALB_02 chromosome 15, Motacilla_alba_V1.0_pri, whole genome shotgun sequence DNA segment encodes these proteins:
- the ATP6V0A2 gene encoding V-type proton ATPase 116 kDa subunit a2, with translation MGALFRGEPVCLAQLFLQSGSAYECLSEVGERGLAEFRDLNPNVSVFQRKYVNEVKKCEEMERILGYLVQEIKKADIPLPEGDVAPPAPLLKHILEIQEQLQKLETELREVTKNKEKLRKNLLELTEYKYMLQITQNFVRRTPEYESHLHGNFEDFPSVENEPLVDYSRTHRLSASLGFISGLVHIAKIEAFEKMLWRVCKGYPFLTYAELDKALEDPDTGETTKWAVFLVSYWGEQIGQKVKKICDCYRCHVYPYPDTTEERQAVVEGLNVRIQDLETVLNKTEEYLRQVLYKASESIYTWVIQVKKMKAIYHVLNLCSFDVTNKCLIAEVWCPVADLQNLRHALEEGSRKSGATISSFMNTIPTTQPPPTLIRTNKFTSGFQNIVDAYGVGSYGEVNPALYTIITFPFLFAVMFGDFGHGLLMFIFALLTILYENHPRLKRAQDEIMKMLFEGRYVILLMGLFSIYTGLIYNDCFSKSINIFGSGWNVSAMYEKVWSDKDVEANRYLALDPNVSGVYNGAYPFGIDPIWNLASNRLTFLNSFKMKMSVIFGVTHMTFGVVLGLFNHLHFKKTYNIYLVFIPELLFMLCIFGYLVFMIFFKWLAYSAENSTAAPSILIQFINMFLFPSGETKSFFSGQIPLQKFLLSVAFLCVPVMLLGKPLYLYWLHSGGRGIRMYRSGYKLIRKESEEELCLLSCHDLEEGVSHSDTGHREGDAEELNFSDIFMNQAIHTIEYCLGCISNTASYLRLWALSLAHAQLSEVLWQMVMRVGLRVDTKYGVLLLIPVMAFFAVLTVFILLVMEGLSAFLHAIRLHWVEFQNKFYSGGGYKFTPFSFKHISLHFNKDGAL, from the exons atgGGCGCGCTGTTCCGCGGCGAGCCCGTGTGCCTGGCgcagctcttcctgcagagcGGCTCGGCCTACGAGTGCCTCAGCGAGGTGGGCGAGCGCGGCCTGGCCGAGTTCCGAGAC cttaaTCCAAATGTAAGtgtgtttcagagaaaatatgTGAATGAAGTGAAGAAATgtgaagaaatggaaagaatacTTG GGTATTTAgtacaagaaattaaaaaagcagaTATTCCACTTCCTGAAGGAGATgttgctcctcctgcccccttGCTGAAACACATTTTAGAAATCCAG gagcagctgcagaagctggagACAGAATTGAGGGAAGTAactaaaaacaaagaaaaattgaggaaaaacCTGCTTGAATTGACAGAATACAAGTACATGTTACAGATCACACAGAATTTTGTCAGGAGAACACCTGAG TATGAATCCCATTTACATGGAAATTTTGAAGACTTTCCTTCTGTGGAAAACGAGCCGTTGGTGGATTACAGCCGCACGCACAGGCTGAGTGCCTCGCTGGG aTTCATATCTGGATTAGTTCACATAGCAAAGAttgaagcatttgaaaaaatgCTGTGGAGAGTCTGTAAAGGCTATCCCTTTCTTACCTATGCAGAGTTGGATAAGGCTCTGGAAGATCCAGATACA GGTGAAACCACTAAGTGGGCTGTTTTTTTAGTGTCCTATTGGGGTGAACAAATCGGTCAAAAAGTTAAGAAGATCTGTGACTG CTATCGCTGTCACGTGTACCCCTACCCCGACACCACCGAGGAGCGCCAGGCCGTGGTCGAGGGGCTCAACGTTCGCATTCAGGATCTTGAAACT GTGCTGAATAAAACTGAGGAATACTTGCGCCAGGTCTTGTATAAAGCATCAGAATCCATCTATACTTGGGTTATCCAGGTGAAGAAGATGAAAGCCATTTACCACGTCCTCAACCTGTGCAGTTTTGATGTcacaaataaatgtttaattgCCGAGGTTTGGTGTCCAGTGGCTGATCTCCAGAACTTGCGCCATGCGTTGGAGGAAGGCTCA AGGAAGAGTGGAGCTACAATTTCCTCATTCATGAATACCATCCCAACAACACAACCTCCTCCAACTTTGATACGTACCAATAAATTCACCTCAGGGTTCCAGAACATCGTTGATGCTTATGGAGTTGGAAGCTACGGGGAAGTTAATCCAG CTCTCTATACCATCATCACTTTCCCCTTCTTGTTCGCGGTTATGTTTGGAGACTTCGGGCACGGGCTGCTCATGTTCATATTTGCACTCCTGACAATACTGTATGAAAACCACCCCAGGTTAAAAAGAGCACAGGATGAG ataatgaaaatgttatttgaaGGCCGATATGTGATATTGTTAATGGGGCTGTTTTCCATTTACACTGGATTGATCTATAATGACTGTTTTTCAAAGtcaataaatatatttggatCTGGATGGAATGTTTCAGCAATGTATGAGAAGGTTTGGag CGATAAGGATGTGGAAGCTAATCGATATTTAGCACTGGATCCAAATGTTTCTGGTGTCTACAATGGAGCTTATCCCTTTGGAATTGATCCG ataTGGAATTTGGCAAGCAACCGTCTCACTTTTCTCAATTCATTCAAGATGAAAATGTCTGTGATCTTTGGAGTGACTCACATGACGTTTGGAGTTGTATTGGGGCTCTTTAACCACTT GCATTTCAAGAAGACCTAtaatatttatttggtttttattcctgAACTTTTATTCATGTTGTGCATATTTGGCTACCTGGTGTTCATGATCTTCTTTAAATGGTTGGCGTACTCTGCAGAGAACTCCACAGCTGCCCCCAGTATTCTGATACAGTTTATTAACATGTTCCTGTTTCCTAGTGGTGAAACAAAGAGCTTCTTCAGTGGCCAG ATTCCTCTGCAGAAGTTTTTACTTagtgttgcttttctttgtgttccTGTAATGCTGCTTGGTAAACCACTTTATTTATACTGGTTGCACAGTGGAGGCCGAGGCATAAGAATGTACAGG AGTGGCTACAAGCTTATCCgaaaagaaagtgaagaagaGCTTTGTCTCCTGTCATGCCATGATCTCGAAGAAGGTGTCAGTCACTCAGACActgggcacagagagggggatgcagaggag ctgaacttttcagacatttttatgAATCAAGCAATTCATACCATTGAATACTGCCTGGGATGCATCTCTAACACAGCCTCATACCTGAGACTCTGGGCATTGAGTCTTGCTCATGCAC AGTTATCAGAAGTTCTGTGGCAGATGGTGATGAGAGTGGGTCTGCGTGTGGATACCAAGTACGGTGTCTTGCTGCTAATCCCTGTGATGGCGTTCTTTGCTGTGCTGACAGTTTTTATTCTGCTGGTCATGGAGgggctttctgcttttctccatgctATACGACTTCACTG GGTGGAATTTCAGAACAAATTCTACTCCGGTGGAGGATACAAGTTTACGCCTTTCTCTTTTAAGcacatttctttacattttaataaagATGGTGCATTATAA
- the TCTN2 gene encoding tectonic-2, which translates to MRAAVFGALLLLLLLLWAAPCPGQLAGDAVFQPSFIHMSGPRVHSFFLGNSSGVNFSIILSPRDAETGKLQLANCRGSKRAGDWNLDVTPGVNTSKVTVSLSRTLELCLPNATECCPSPLCMLEALQVSACRGSVMLAQLLIQAEIFANSSFAGNVSENATIIPNQAFKPLGSCPCNLTAGACDVRCCCDLECTPDLQQLFSGSCFTGVFGGDVNPPYDQLCSSQSMEYTPEWFPFLCVQSSLDNTPFLGYFYHGSISTPKVPAFKIPLQTSPGKPFTGYAEGDPIITEEDEYFTVPQQSMAGQCVGNAPVAYLHNFDVKCLTNLESYKEGLPHDVRISTGTAEFIQQNVVYRAITDRGKFITESENLAAEVLCQNVTFAEHYKFFWKDKNIEQVNVTVFLGSLCDGEILTQRFTVEFLSLNSTHGEELFENPGYQVGKPVRAANLNASDPLGSLNIWQPAGRGLCASATDRPVLFGVDSYSGCILEVDINEDCSLLRGNVTEKLNALIQATHLGKRHNSSYSDLNDWVEIIRLDPFSSNVSTGGLKGICPDIPANLNIHIIFAKVGAVQGIPQQEILAVQISFSTVLWQFQCGLGCRNTLSFLPITASVQFIEVPAQPPLPVTRYQKIYAEFDCNQNEVCWPQLLFPLTRFYTGEPYSQCLAKGLFLAFLVLLATIMSNPWFSKLWNR; encoded by the exons ATGAGGGCTGCCGTCTTCggggcgctgctgctgctgctgctgctgctgtgggcgGCTCCCTGCCCCGGGCAGCTGGCCGGGGATGCCG tctttcagCCTTCGTTTATTCATATGTCAGGGCCCAGAGtccattcattttttcttgGCAATTCTTCAGGAGTTaatttttctataattttaagTCCTAGAGATGCAGAGACAG GAAAATTGCAGCTTGCAAATTGCAGGGGAAGTAAAAGAGCTGGAGACTGGAATTTGGATGTAACTCCTGGTGTG aACACTTCCAAGGTGACTGTGAGCCTCAGCAGAACTCTGGAGCTGTGTTTGCCCAATGCCACCGAGTGCTGCCCCTCACCTCTGTGCATGCTGGAAGCTCTCCAGGTTTCAGCCTGCCGTGGTTCAGTgatgctggcacagctcctgaTTCAAGCTGAAATATTTGCCAACTCTTCCTTTGCAGGAAATGTGTCAG AAAATGCAACTATCATCCCAAACCAGGCATTTAAGCCCTTGGGCTCCTGTCCTTGTAACTTAACAGCTGGAGCTTGTGATGTTCGTTGCTGTTGTGATCTG GAGTGTACACCAGACTTGCAGCAGTTATTCAGTGGATCGTGTTTCACTGGCGTGTTTGGTGGGGATGTAAACCCACCTTATGATCAGCTGTGCTCTTCCCAGTCAATGGAATATACCCCCGAGTGGTTTCCCTTCCTTTGTGTTCAGTCTTCTCTTGACAACACACCATTTCTTGGCTATTTTTATCATGGCTCTAT TTCTACACCCAAAGTTCCTGCATTTAAGATCCCTCTACAAACTTCTCCTGGGAAACCTTTCACTGGTTACGCAGAAGGAGATCCAATTATAACAGAAGAAGATGAGTATTTTACTGTTCCCCAG CAATCCATGGCTGGACAGTGTGTTGGCAATGCTCCTGTGGCCTATCTCCACAACTTTGATGTCAAGTGCCTGACCAATCTGGAGTCTTACAAGGAAGGCCTGCCCCATGATGTGAGGATAAGCACTGGCACTGCAG AATTCATCCAACAAAATGTTGTCTATAGAGCCATCACTGACAGGGGCAAATTCATCACTGAAAGTG aAAATCTTGCTGCTGAGGTTCTGTGTCAAAATGTAACTTTTGCAGAACATTATAAATTCTTTTGGAAAGACAAGAACATTGAGCAAGTAAATGTCACTGTCTTCCTTGGAAGCTTATGTGATGGAG AAATCCTGACACAGAGATTCACAGTCGAATTTCTAAGTTTAAACAGTACTCATGGAGAGGAGCTGTTTGAGAATCCAG GGTATCAAGTGGGAAAACCAGTGAGAGCTGCAAATCTGAATGCTTCTGATCCTCTTGGAAGCCTGAACATTTGGCAGCCAG cTGGCAGAGGTTTATGTGCATCAGCAACTGACAGACCAGTTCTGTTTGGAGTAGACTCGTACTCTGGGTGCATTCTAGAAGTTGATATTAATGAAGATTGCAGCCTTTTAAG AGGAAATGTGACTGAGAAGTTGAATGCATTAATACAAGCCACTCACCTTGGAAAGAGGCACAATTCGAGTTACAGTGATCTAAATGACTGGGTGGAAATCATAC GTCTTGATCCCTTTAGTTCTAATGTGAGCACTGGAGGCTTGAAAGGCATTTGTCCAGATATTCCTGCAAACCTGAATATTCACATAATCTTTGCTAAGGTGGGAGCAGTGCAAGGGATTCCCCAGCAGGAAATTCTTGCAGTGCAGATCAG TTTCTCAACAGTCTTATGGCAGTTCCAGTGTGGGCTTGGCTGCAGAAACACCCTCAGCTTTCTTCCCATCACAGCTTCTGTTCAATTCATTGAAGTCCCAGCTCAGCCACCCCTTCCAGTGACAAG gtatCAGAAGATTTATGCAGAGTTTGACTGCAATCAAAATGAGGTGTGCTGGCCACAACTCCTTTTTCCACTGACACGATTTTACACAG gagaacCATATTCCCAGTGTCTTGCTAAAGGCCTGTTTCTGGCATTTCTTGTTTTACTTGCAACAATTATGAGCAACCCTTGGTTTTCTAAATTATGGAACAGATAG